In Campylobacter vulpis, a genomic segment contains:
- the folP gene encoding dihydropteroate synthase, with protein MNYIKLNVNNDFNLLCDLIKPHKMGRKIMKEKANLHFIFIENISSPAANILKQDALSIGAELITNEEVIFKQKSSNALLIANKKQILSLIAKEKKQDFKLKSLADFLQKEFIKPKSVNLMAILNINEDSFNPSSRVSEKDFETRLNALLKLKPEFIDIGAVSSRPGSFYCGREEEFSRLKNCLDLIYAKNYHTKTIFSLDSFDEYCLEYALNKGFKLINDITGLRNENLAKLAKNYDAFYCLMHMQNEPHNMQENPNYDNVILEIERFFSAKLEVLERYGVKKSILDIGFGFGKSAKHNMILLKNLEHFLQFNKPLLVGASRKSTINFYFESAVEKRLAGSLYLHLKAYENGASIIRTHDLYEHKQLFALHRAYEEVAL; from the coding sequence ATGAATTACATAAAACTTAATGTAAATAATGACTTTAACTTACTTTGCGACTTGATTAAACCGCATAAAATGGGGCGTAAGATTATGAAAGAAAAAGCAAATTTACACTTTATTTTTATAGAAAATATCTCCTCTCCTGCGGCAAATATTTTAAAACAAGACGCTCTAAGTATAGGAGCTGAATTAATAACAAATGAAGAAGTTATCTTTAAACAAAAAAGCTCAAATGCCCTTTTAATCGCTAATAAAAAGCAAATTTTAAGTTTAATTGCAAAAGAAAAGAAGCAAGATTTTAAGCTTAAAAGCTTGGCAGATTTTTTGCAAAAAGAATTCATCAAGCCTAAAAGCGTGAATTTGATGGCAATTTTAAATATTAATGAAGATAGTTTTAATCCAAGTAGTCGTGTGAGTGAAAAGGACTTTGAGACAAGGCTTAACGCACTTTTAAAGCTAAAGCCAGAATTTATCGATATAGGAGCGGTGAGTTCGAGACCGGGGAGTTTTTATTGTGGGAGGGAAGAGGAATTTTCTCGCCTTAAAAATTGCCTTGATTTAATTTATGCGAAAAATTATCACACAAAAACGATTTTTAGCCTTGATAGTTTTGATGAATACTGCCTTGAATATGCCTTAAATAAGGGTTTTAAACTGATTAATGACATTACAGGGCTTAGAAATGAAAATTTAGCTAAGTTGGCAAAAAATTATGATGCTTTTTATTGTCTTATGCATATGCAAAACGAGCCGCATAATATGCAAGAAAACCCAAATTATGATAATGTTATTTTAGAAATTGAGCGTTTTTTTAGTGCTAAACTTGAGGTTTTAGAGCGTTATGGGGTAAAAAAAAGTATTTTGGATATAGGCTTTGGTTTTGGTAAAAGTGCGAAGCATAATATGATTTTGCTAAAAAATTTGGAACATTTTTTGCAGTTTAACAAGCCCTTGCTTGTAGGAGCAAGTCGTAAAAGCACGATTAATTTTTATTTTGAAAGTGCAGTTGAGAAGCGTTTGGCAGGGAGTTTGTATTTGCATTTAAAAGCTTATGAAAATGGTGCAAGTATCATAAGAACGCACGATTTATACGAGCATAAACAGCTTTTTGCACTACATAGGGCTTATGAGGAAGTGGCGTTATGA
- a CDS encoding HobA family DNA replication regulator, translated as MSDFLSWSLENIRNGGTSMAWMESRRLEWSPLVASRLKYLLEGRAFILICDEARAWYEHYFFQHINANSTRPLLPFFSLKSLFERKIQNNEDIILLNDMLEIAFPNGFVYFYIGTARDKKSLIARSKNDSLLWLFDEQLQNSFYLDSNDKDLDFKLISLYKLFDKSLDAILFSKVSL; from the coding sequence ATGAGCGATTTTTTAAGCTGGAGTTTAGAAAACATAAGAAACGGCGGCACTTCTATGGCGTGGATGGAGAGTCGCCGCTTAGAGTGGTCGCCTTTGGTTGCTTCAAGGCTTAAGTATTTGCTAGAGGGCAGGGCTTTTATTTTAATTTGTGATGAGGCAAGAGCTTGGTATGAGCATTATTTTTTTCAGCACATTAATGCAAATTCCACCCGTCCTTTACTGCCCTTTTTTTCACTTAAGTCTTTATTTGAGCGTAAAATTCAAAATAATGAAGATATTATTTTGCTCAATGATATGCTAGAAATCGCCTTTCCAAATGGTTTTGTTTATTTTTATATCGGCACAGCAAGAGACAAAAAGTCTTTGATTGCAAGGTCTAAAAATGATAGCCTTTTGTGGCTTTTTGATGAGCAATTGCAAAATAGTTTTTATTTAGATTCTAACGATAAGGATTTAGACTTTAAGCTTATCAGTCTTTATAAACTTTTTGATAAGAGTTTAGATGCTATTTTGTTTTCTAAAGTTAGTCTTTGA
- a CDS encoding DNA polymerase III subunit delta', whose protein sequence is MFISRILISDDFEGIREELLMQFGANALRFIPKSVPNEFLLEDARAVEKESYIAESSEKIIVLMAHSFRHEAQNFLLKLLEEPPKNIKFLIVVPSKNLLLPTIKSRLICEKRKKKKEEVQLNLELEKLDLKALYEFLKENENLDKNALSELIIKLGKESLKIRDFDAKELEFFYEAYELSKLNSKAQILLATLLLNLYEKKAK, encoded by the coding sequence ATGTTTATAAGCAGAATTTTAATTAGTGATGATTTTGAGGGTATTAGAGAAGAATTGCTAATGCAATTTGGAGCAAACGCTTTAAGGTTTATCCCAAAAAGTGTGCCAAACGAATTTTTACTAGAAGATGCAAGAGCTGTGGAAAAGGAAAGTTATATTGCAGAAAGTAGTGAAAAAATCATCGTTTTAATGGCACATTCTTTTCGCCACGAAGCACAAAATTTTTTACTCAAACTTCTTGAAGAGCCTCCTAAAAACATCAAATTTCTCATAGTCGTCCCATCTAAAAATTTGCTTTTGCCTACGATAAAATCACGCCTAATTTGTGAAAAAAGAAAGAAAAAAAAAGAAGAGGTGCAATTAAATTTAGAGCTTGAAAAACTCGATTTAAAAGCCCTTTATGAATTTTTAAAAGAAAATGAAAATTTAGATAAAAACGCCTTAAGTGAGCTTATTATCAAGCTTGGCAAAGAAAGCCTTAAGATAAGGGATTTTGACGCAAAGGAGCTGGAGTTTTTTTATGAGGCTTATGAGCTTTCAAAACTCAATTCTAAGGCACAAATTTTACTTGCGACACTTTTGCTTAATTTATACGAAAAGAAGGCAAAATGA